ccacgtagaacctactccttgactgctcagtagtcctagtcctagttctagtatttcagagtctatgtgtactgggtaccgctttcatctcactaagcgtaaatcgtgcgtgccgttgaagagagtctatctacatttggattttcgAGATTCAcccagccctcatctacgtcagatagtttgaactggcgaaccatcgctcgatcatgatcatcaatgcgtaatgTTACTTACACacggtcttctatgggcagcacgttcggataacgatgccaatttcattttgcatatctggaatttccccacaagttttatctaaataaaaagctgttgaagagaatgcttttaaagattaatagatctTGTTTAACgtatttattatagctccatattgcaattatactgaataacagcttttggagtgcttcgtgtgagatttcatcagtaaattggcattatgtagttcgtcttgctaatgtcggagttgtgcacaaagaggacctgtgacgtaggccaaattgcatggatcgttccatggcttgctcgttttcatttttttcaaaaaatcattacaggcttatcctgggttttacaatcctctctttccagtagtaggcgtcaaaaaatgtagattagaattatcagacaattagaaaatgtcagtacagttttcttttaaaatatgCGACTCATGCCCTTAATTTTTGAACATGTGTAAAAATCCCATAGAGTTTGCCCCTGTGCTTTTCCAATGGAGAAATTGTATACAAGGTTTTGGAACACCCTATAGTTTTATGATACTACTGTGCAGAGACCAAGATTAACGATGTTTTGAGTAGGGAAAAAAGGCCAGAAGCCCTAGGGAAAAGGGCCCGGAAAATATCAAGCCATCGAAGTCGGGTTGTATAGTACTCcaatacattttgatacatgaTGGGTTAATAAGACAGGATTAGTCAGGTGACTCTGGCTAGAGAGGATATAAATACCGCGAGCTCACTGCAGAAGTTTTCAGTTGGGTAGGGGGGTAGGAGCGGGTCCACAGCACTCTCCTTTTTGGTAATAAATTATAAAATTAATGGGGAACCACTAGGCCAGTGTAACAGAGCTTAGCAGAGAGAAAACCATCGGTTGTAACAGCAGGAACTACAATATAGCAATGCTGCACTGAATGTATTTCGGACTGTCGTTTCCACACCAGCCTCCTTCTTGCAACTGGTAGTCTTTGGTACTAGACCCTGTGAATGGGTTGCTGTATGGTTAATTGGGAGAATGCCTGGTTTCTAATGCACCTAGTGAGTCCTAATGCCCGTATATAGACGTGGAGTATGACTGTGTGCGAGCTATCTGAATAAGGTGCTGATCAAATGATGTGCTGCTACACATAgtacacattatacatgtagacACAATAATTAAGGCTCTTGGACCGCCCCCGGCTATGCTACTTGCAGTAGCATCCCACAGTCCCTGGTCTCACTTCTTGTCACTATCATTTAGATTAGAAATTACTTTTGAAGTTTACAGCCAACGAAACAACGCCATATAAAGCGTACTTTACTTTACTGTAGTCCTATCCATAGGATAGTGACTTTAAACAGACCACACCAGTCCACAGCTATCTACACATAGTAGTTTCCATTTCTTCATATCTTATTtataatgcacttgtcaatgtataatgacgcaccccactacccccggatatgggtgcgtcatggtcattttttgactgacaacacggggtttttgacggacaccacagtcacttttttgacggacaaaacgctgcaagtgatgaacaccacagtcacttttttgacggacaacacgttgaaagtgacgcacaccttggtcacttttttgacggacatcctcggtacatttgacgcacccccgAAAGTACAgaaacgatttttgcatactgtacgttttattcaagcaatttcattttcttttggttcgtaaatataatttgtaaaagttttggcaagtttcccttaccctggccctgtaagcaccgtaccgtcattcaccgtacatcacgctgctgctacgatattCCGTACAGTTAGTAGTACCTATGTATGctgtgcatgcaatccatacatgtacatgacaataCAAACACATGTGTGCCGATGCGCTATGTGTGCGCGGCCATTGCTAGTCCGGTGGATGATACAGCAGCGCAGGTAACTACACACCACGCTACGGCATTCCCGCGAGCCCAGTCGCTACTGTACGTAGAGATTCGCACAGCGGGTGCGTACTAAACAGCGTCGTGCGTCTTGTCAGGGTTTcccgcgagcagaaaatggcatgcTGCAGGCAGTTTCTTCTACTGCCGCTTCTTTTACTGTAAAAAATTCGCCTTTGTCACCACATGCACAGAACATTATTTAGACGCACATTGTATTGGAATATAAATGAACTTTCTTCGATAGCAATGTGTGTTGGTACGTGTTGCATCGCAATATGCAATAGGCACTAAGTTTGACAGTAAGGTTGAAATTGTTACATCGCTGAACAGTCCCTGGTTTGTTACTTTGAGATTGCCTATCtatgcatgatttcatgggtttgttggagggaaaatgtgaggagaaagggtggcttctttatttgcttgccagattctggcaagcatttttccctcttattccaaaacgcttcccgactttgattttTACTTGCCGTGGGAAAGcgctcactgtaatttcactcgcggtacgtAGGGCACTGCTGGTGGCGTGCAaaaaatgcgtgcagttttccatagccaagtgagtaccatgacgcacccctcggttcaaaataatgcgtgttattttccatagccaagtgacgtaccatgacgcacccctcggtcaaaaatttgaccgacaatgatgggattttgacgcacccctcggtcaaaaatttgacggacaaagctggtaaaatgacgaacacctgggtcacaaatttgatggaccaaacgaggaaatgacgcacccatatccgggggtagtggggcgagtcattacattgacaagtgcataagcATTAATACCCCAAGAGTTGATATACTAATGGAaagctttaaaggtagggaatcccatttgcatgccttaaatgaagagttgtataaatacagtggtatgttgaagagagtatcattttagaaactcccataaagtattaaaagtggaaggtaacatttagtacatttttattgaccgttagattttgaattgaatttttttcggggctcaccgtaaattccagtacattactaggctataAGATCAAAGATTAGTTGAATCAAGAAACTGGAAATAAACTCACTGTTGCGACGTTTCGCCAATTATCAATTGGCTTCTTCGGGCGAATGAAGCTCCCGATGATGGAATGGCCCTTAAATAGTGCGAGATTGTGCAGAGCGCACTGGACCTTGTCCAGCGCGCGAAAGACGGCTTGGGATTTTGCGAACGGCCCGGTCCCACGCGTGCAATAAATTGAAGCGGAGACCTCCTCTCTTGTTAAGTGTAGGTCTCTCCACACGTTCTCAGATGGCTTCCTTGACGCCCCTCTCAAACCACTTGGATTCTCTATCCAGAATAATCACTTGATTGGTGTTAAACGAATGTTTGCTGGCattgatgtgtgtgtatactgCTGAATCCGGGATGCTTTCTGAGTTGCTGGGTCTTCTGTGTTGGTTCATACGAGCTTTTTGTGATTGTTGTGTCTCCCCTATGTAGAAATCATGGCAATCCTCCTGGGAACATCGGATGCCATAGACTAcgtttctctgtttttctttggCGGCTCGGTCCTTGACGTGAACTAATCTCTGCCTTAATGTGTTGTGGGGCTTGAAGGCAGTAGTGATGCCCTGTTTCTGAAACAGCCTTTTGATCTTGTCCGACAGATCATGCACGTACGGGATAGTGATGGTGACTTTCCGTCCCTGTGTACCGTGGGTTCTCTGTGTGTTCTTGTTTTGTCGTTTCGGGGTGTCTGCTTTAGAGAATGCCCAGTCTGGGTATCCACATCCAGCCAGGGCGTTTTTGATGttggtcttttctttttcaacctcAGGTGGACTGTGAACTATGGTGTCTGCTCTGTGGAAGAGGGTCCTGATGACTGCAAGTTTGTGAACCAAGGGGTGATGTGACTGGAAATTAAGATACTGGTCCGTATGGGTCGGTTTCCTGTACACTGAAGTGGAGAGGGTACCATTTGAATCGACGTGGACCTCAACATCTAGGAATGCCAGATGTCCATCCTTGCATGTTTCTTGTGTAAAGGAAATGTGCGTGTCCAAGGAGTTGATATGACCAAAGAAAGACGCACTCTCTTCCTCATGGAGGATGACAAAAGTGTCATCCACGTAGCGGAGCCAGATACGTGGTTTGTGTCCAGAGTAGGTACTCAGTGCTGTGGCCTCAAACTCTTGCATGTAGATGTTGGCCACTATGGGAGAAACTGGTGAACCCATAGCACATCCATGTTGTTGTATGTAGTGCTTGCcgttgaaagaaaaataggttGTACTCAAACAAACCCCTAGCGCTTCAACAATCTGATCTATGGAAAGTGAAGTACGATCCTTCCAGCTGTCATCCCAACTAAGACATGTCCTAACCGCATTAACTGCTTCAGATGAGGGAatcgatgtaaataaggcaCTTACATCATATGATACTAATGTTTCATTATCTGCTAGTTTGATGTGTGAAATCTTCTCAACGAAGTCTTGGCTGTTTTTCACGTGGTGAGGGGACTTTCCTACTAAGGGACTTAGAATGTTGGCAAGGTGTTTGGCAAGGCTGTAAGTCACAGAGCCAATGCAGCTTACAATAGGTCTCACTGGAATGGGATCAGGTTTATGTACCTTTGGCAGGCCATAAAATCCTGGTACTGTAGGTTCTGTAGGTGGAGTCAAGAACTGTTTTTGTCTATCGCTGAAACCACCTTCCTTGTGGATCTCGTGGATCGCTCTGCACAATCTCGCACTATTTAAGGGCCATTCCATCATCGGGAGCTTCATTCGCCCGAAGAAGCCAATTGATAATTGGCGAAACGTCGCAACAGTGAGTTTATTTCCAGTTTCTTGATTCAACTAATCTTTGATCTTGTACTTCGACTGgatgaatgagaagaatttacatcagtctattactaggctacctttgcagacccatgcactgcatgtgtgtccatcatgtatattttgtgaagaaagttcatcaaaacttacaaacattagatatacattcttgccacacactctatatgttattacatcagctcttatacttttagatttgtgtttatagataaaaaaaaatacagaagactgcaacaaaaagggcttaagtgtggctgacacacagaactactgagtagttgagttttgtgcattaaaactgtagataactgttgacttccaaatttctcagcagtggcctaaacaagtcccctgaggttcatatttaatgttttgctgcattttgggaggtctgtaaaatgTATCCCCTACCCTTAATACCTCATGATCACTTTCAAGATGATTGTCTTtccatacaaagaaaaaaaaagatttaataAGTGGTATCTTTTAATAAGTAATATGATTATTCATAAATATGTATTTCATAtgcaaatattcatattctgTGACATCACATAACTCATCACAGGACTCTGATCTACATCTTTTCTTGAAGACCATTAACCTGTTcaggacaagtcctgagtatactcgggcaggtgtctatgggaaatgcgtgttgtagcaaaatcagtccgtcctcaatgggctaTCTCTCTTCAAATTGATACACCAGTCTACCGGCAGCGTTCGCTCGCACTGTGCAAAAcgtgaacattttatttttcgtctCGCGAAGTCTCGCGTGCAGATTTCGGTGCACGAGATTATGAGAGAAGGCAACAGGCTTTGCGAGATCAATTGCTGATGTCTTCTAGAAGTACACTGCTCGCATTATTTTTAgacaaatattgaaataatacCTTACAGAATATGtacatctttttaaaaaaaatattatcaaaaccaaaacaatttaTTTGAGGAAGAAAActggctttctttttttttttctgcattttgtaaGGTGTCAGACTTTGCTGGATCCTGACCCTTCTACAAATTGGACGGTAACACCAATTGCATCGTTGGAAAGCCAAAACTCCAgcgaacattttgatagcaGTCTCGTTTGGgctcaaaaataaaacattttcgcTATTTGTCTTCAAAGTGAcggaaattttgtgaaacgACGCGGACTCCGAAACCGGCTTCCACTGTTACTCTACGGTACGTGTCCATATTACGTCACTTTATCGTTATTTTTTAGTTGTGCGACGCAGTGCATTCTGTGCGACTGTAGTCCCGTACATAAAGAACCATGGGGGATTATTAAATCTAATACAGCTGTAACTATCTTAGCTTAAAGTCAGTGTAGATAACACACTGTCAGTTGTCTATTAAAAGTCTAAAAACCGTAGAACGGAAGTTCTACACACTTGTAGATTAGCTGTAAGTGTAACTGGTAACAGTAA
This sequence is a window from Diadema setosum chromosome 13, eeDiaSeto1, whole genome shotgun sequence. Protein-coding genes within it:
- the LOC140236423 gene encoding uncharacterized protein, whose translation is MGSPVSPIVANIYMQEFEATALSTYSGHKPRIWLRYVDDTFVILHEEESASFFGHINSLDTHISFTQETCKDGHLAFLDVEVHVDSNGTLSTSVYRKPTHTDQYLNFQSHHPLVHKLAVIRTLFHRADTIVHSPPEVEKEKTNIKNALAGCGYPDWAFSKADTPKRQNKNTQRTHGTQGRKVTITIPYVHDLSDKIKRLFQKQGITTAFKPHNTLRQRLVHVKDRAAKEKQRNVVYGIRCSQEDCHDFYIGETQQSQKARMNQHRRPSNSESIPDSAVYTHINASKHSFNTNQVIILDRESKWFERGVKEAI